From the Microaerobacter geothermalis genome, the window CCTTGAATCAGTTGTTCAATGACTTTGTAACGCTTCAACTCTTTTTTGCTCAAAGTTATTCTCTCCTGTCCCATAGTGACATTTTCACTGATGCGTTACAATATGACAATATCACAGACGTTCAACAGTTTTGTCCAAATTTGTTTGCATGAACTGGGGAATCATACTATCATATATAATAAGACATTTAATTCGGGAGGTATGAACATGATTATTGAAGGATTTTCTATATCCGGGATCCAAAAGACCCTTAGTGAGTTGGATCATAAGCTGGAAAGCATTGGATTTTTCCGTTGGGCATGGGACTATCATCAAGCCCATTACGATTACAAATATGAGCATCCCGCTTCTGGAAATGTGTATTTCCTTAGAATAAAAGGAGTTGCCGTTAAAGGTGAATTGGAAAACCCCCATGCCATGCTTAAACTGGAGCAACCGTACATAGGAAAACATCTGTTTCCCCATGGAATGGATTATGAAGCGGAAATTCCCTCTGAGATTTTAAATCTGGCAAAAAATAAGTTGAAGGAAGCGGAGCAAAAATTATCATAATTGTTCCCATGGAGAAACG encodes:
- a CDS encoding YugN family protein encodes the protein MIIEGFSISGIQKTLSELDHKLESIGFFRWAWDYHQAHYDYKYEHPASGNVYFLRIKGVAVKGELENPHAMLKLEQPYIGKHLFPHGMDYEAEIPSEILNLAKNKLKEAEQKLS